A single Paenibacillus sp. FSL R5-0517 DNA region contains:
- the iolD gene encoding 3D-(3,5/4)-trihydroxycyclohexane-1,2-dione acylhydrolase (decyclizing), translating into MNTIRLTMAQALLRYLDQQYISVDGVETKFVKGIIGIFGHGNVTGIGEALERSPGSLRYMQGKNEQGMVHTAAAYAKQKNRRQIYACTTSIGPGALNMITAAATATVNRIPVLLLPGDNFATREPDPVLQQLEVSSDYTISATDPFKAVSKYWDRIVRPEQLMIAATQAMRVLTDPAETGAVTLALPQDVQAEAYDYPESFFARKVHYLDRRPPVQAAIERATEQIARGRKPLLVAGGGVLYSEASVQLVEFAEAFGIPIAETQAGKSAVSWDHPLNVGAIGVTGSLAANRLAREADVVIGVGTRFSDFTTASRSAFQHPEASFININLNGMDAAKLGGEAILADAREGLQALQKELQERQYRSAYGASEIADLRTEWNAEVDRLYGAQHEAGLAQTTAVGIVNRTIDPSSVIVCAAGSLPGDLHRLWRAAEPKTYHMEYGFSCMGYEVSGAFGAALAEPDREVYAMVGDGSYLMLHSEFVTSLQEQKKMTVLLFNNNGFQCIHNLQREHGSDGFGNEFRYRESESGRLTGDYMPIDFAAHARSMGAKSYRAETAEQLEQALRDAKNETVSTLIEIPVVPGTNASGYESWWNVGVPEVSAEEKVVHAHHTMQANRAKARLI; encoded by the coding sequence ATGAATACAATTAGATTAACGATGGCTCAGGCACTGCTTCGATATCTGGATCAGCAATATATCTCGGTTGACGGGGTGGAAACCAAGTTCGTGAAGGGAATCATCGGTATTTTTGGACATGGCAACGTAACAGGCATTGGAGAAGCGCTGGAGCGCAGTCCGGGAAGCCTGAGGTATATGCAAGGCAAGAACGAACAAGGTATGGTGCATACGGCAGCAGCCTATGCCAAGCAGAAGAACCGTAGACAGATCTATGCATGTACAACATCCATTGGACCTGGTGCTTTAAATATGATTACAGCGGCAGCTACTGCAACGGTGAACCGGATTCCGGTTTTATTGCTGCCTGGAGATAACTTTGCTACGCGGGAACCGGACCCGGTACTTCAGCAGTTGGAAGTGAGCAGTGATTACACGATCTCAGCCACTGATCCATTCAAAGCCGTCAGCAAGTACTGGGATCGTATTGTTCGTCCCGAACAGTTGATGATTGCTGCTACACAGGCCATGCGTGTACTAACTGATCCAGCAGAGACAGGAGCGGTAACACTCGCACTGCCGCAGGACGTACAGGCAGAAGCGTACGATTACCCGGAATCATTCTTTGCACGCAAAGTGCATTATCTGGACCGTCGCCCCCCCGTACAAGCAGCGATTGAACGGGCAACGGAGCAGATTGCCCGTGGCAGAAAGCCGCTTCTCGTTGCAGGCGGCGGTGTGTTGTACTCTGAGGCGTCTGTTCAACTCGTGGAGTTCGCCGAGGCATTTGGCATTCCGATCGCCGAGACGCAGGCGGGCAAGAGCGCAGTCTCTTGGGACCACCCACTGAATGTGGGGGCCATCGGGGTTACCGGCTCTCTGGCAGCTAACAGGCTGGCGAGAGAAGCGGATGTGGTGATCGGCGTCGGTACTCGTTTCTCCGATTTTACGACGGCGTCCCGCTCTGCTTTTCAGCATCCGGAAGCTTCATTCATCAACATCAACCTGAACGGTATGGACGCCGCCAAGTTAGGCGGAGAAGCCATTCTGGCAGATGCACGCGAAGGATTGCAGGCTTTACAGAAGGAATTGCAGGAAAGACAATACCGCAGTGCATATGGCGCATCCGAAATCGCTGATCTCCGTACTGAGTGGAATGCAGAAGTAGATCGGCTGTATGGAGCACAGCATGAAGCAGGGCTGGCACAGACCACGGCAGTTGGCATAGTTAATCGGACCATTGATCCATCTTCCGTTATTGTGTGTGCGGCAGGCAGTCTACCAGGAGACCTTCATCGTCTGTGGCGTGCGGCTGAACCAAAGACGTATCACATGGAGTATGGATTCTCCTGCATGGGGTACGAGGTAAGTGGAGCGTTCGGAGCAGCACTTGCCGAGCCAGATCGTGAAGTGTACGCCATGGTCGGTGATGGCAGTTATCTGATGTTGCATTCAGAGTTTGTGACCAGCTTGCAGGAACAGAAGAAGATGACCGTTCTATTATTCAACAACAATGGTTTCCAGTGTATTCATAATTTGCAGCGGGAACATGGTAGTGATGGTTTCGGCAATGAGTTCCGTTATCGGGAATCCGAGAGTGGACGACTAACGGGGGATTACATGCCAATAGACTTTGCTGCACATGCCCGAAGCATGGGAGCCAAATCCTATAGAGCGGAGACAGCAGAACAGCTGGAACAGGCACTTCGAGATGCGAAGAACGAAACGGTGAGTACGTTGATTGAGATTCCGGTCGTGCCTGGAACCAACGCAAGTGGATACGAGTCTTGGTGGAATGTAGGAGTGCCAGAAGTATCTGCCGAAGAAAAAGTAGTTCATGCTCATCACACCATGCAAGCCAACCGAGCCAAAGCAAGACTTATTTAA
- a CDS encoding GNAT family N-acetyltransferase: protein MIIDQQEYYIKGLSYSIRSAEETDAEALSSLRVQMDGETENMDREEGEAYIDAAGFRRIIHLDTDKSRNLFLVAVVAGEIVGYSRCEGRELKRFWHKVEFGVCVARAYWGHGIGKNLLAQSIEWADQTGVEKMTLNVVASNEKAIELYQKSGFEIEGILKKDRRNVNGKYHDTIVMGRFKD, encoded by the coding sequence ATGATTATCGATCAACAGGAATATTACATTAAAGGCTTATCTTACTCAATTCGATCCGCAGAGGAGACAGATGCTGAGGCCTTGTCTTCACTTCGTGTACAAATGGACGGGGAAACCGAGAACATGGATCGGGAAGAGGGCGAAGCGTATATCGACGCAGCCGGGTTTAGGCGGATCATCCATTTGGATACTGATAAGTCACGGAATCTGTTCCTTGTTGCTGTAGTTGCGGGCGAAATTGTGGGGTATTCCCGATGTGAAGGCAGAGAGTTGAAGCGCTTTTGGCATAAGGTTGAGTTCGGCGTGTGTGTAGCCAGAGCGTACTGGGGACATGGGATTGGCAAGAACTTGTTAGCGCAGTCGATTGAATGGGCAGACCAGACAGGGGTAGAGAAGATGACGTTAAACGTAGTGGCATCCAACGAAAAGGCAATTGAGTTATACCAAAAGAGTGGCTTCGAGATCGAAGGTATTTTGAAAAAGGATCGGCGAAACGTTAATGGAAAGTATCACGACACGATAGTGATGGGCAGGTTCAAAGACTAA
- the iolC gene encoding 5-dehydro-2-deoxygluconokinase, whose product MTYVSFPESRKKDFTAIGRLCIDLNANEINRPMEETMTFTKYVGGSPANITIGMSRLGMETAFIGKIANDQMGRFIHSYLEKNGIDTSNVVTDDTGAVTGLAFTEIKSPTDCSILMYRDNVADLLLRAQEVQEQLIADSKVLLISGTALAQSPSREAVLQALTYAKKHGTVIVFDLDYRPYTWTSDEETAVYYNLAAEKCDIILGTREEFDMMETFDHNPDHSDQVTAQKWFDFSAKIVVIKHGKEGSIAYTREGLSHRADSYPAKVVKTFGAGDSYAAGFLYGLMQGWTIERSMAYGSGAASIVISSHSCSDAMPTVEQVDDYIERCNRGEITAL is encoded by the coding sequence ATGACTTATGTATCCTTTCCAGAATCAAGGAAGAAGGATTTCACCGCGATTGGTCGCTTGTGCATCGACTTGAACGCCAATGAGATCAATCGCCCGATGGAAGAGACGATGACGTTCACGAAGTATGTTGGCGGATCACCGGCCAATATTACGATAGGCATGTCTAGACTGGGTATGGAGACAGCTTTTATCGGTAAGATCGCGAATGATCAGATGGGTCGATTCATCCATAGCTATCTGGAGAAGAACGGCATCGACACATCAAACGTGGTCACAGATGACACCGGAGCGGTGACAGGGCTTGCTTTTACCGAGATCAAAAGCCCAACCGATTGCAGTATCTTAATGTACCGGGACAATGTAGCGGATCTGTTATTACGGGCGCAAGAGGTGCAGGAACAGTTAATTGCTGACTCCAAAGTGCTGCTAATCTCAGGCACGGCCCTCGCACAGAGCCCATCCCGTGAAGCCGTATTACAGGCACTAACGTATGCGAAAAAACATGGAACCGTTATTGTGTTTGATCTGGACTATCGCCCATACACCTGGACATCGGACGAAGAGACAGCAGTCTATTATAACCTCGCAGCCGAGAAATGCGATATCATCCTGGGCACACGCGAAGAGTTCGACATGATGGAAACATTTGACCATAATCCGGATCATAGTGATCAGGTGACTGCACAGAAATGGTTTGATTTCTCAGCGAAGATCGTTGTCATTAAACACGGTAAGGAGGGGTCCATTGCTTATACGCGTGAAGGCCTTTCCCACCGTGCGGACAGCTATCCGGCAAAAGTAGTCAAAACGTTCGGGGCAGGCGACTCCTACGCAGCCGGGTTCCTGTATGGATTGATGCAGGGCTGGACGATTGAGCGCAGTATGGCGTACGGCAGCGGCGCAGCAAGTATCGTTATTTCGAGCCATAGCTGTTCGGATGCGATGCCAACGGTAGAACAGGTGGATGATTACATCGAACGTTGCAATCGGGGCGAGATTACCGCGCTCTGA
- a CDS encoding response regulator: MMKTIMLVDDDPHIVKALTDHIDWSSLGLSIAGTASNGLDALELFHRMNPDVVMTDVYLPGMTGLEITQTLRRDHPNLPIIILSGYDEFENARAAMRWGVNHFLLKPAEVEEIESVLREVLLEQDVRERHERLERTYKQEVGRVLPYLRKQFLHELLTTRYRADELPKERMDYIGIHMSSQTRAISLQLNRPVFLTRMKERDWQLLRYGAADIIQETVKDQAARMNGQVEIVDYSDQVFVLLLLGDKDILEECLPLIERMIDQIFTYLKIEVSAGIGRSKSHPCEAIDSYLESREAVETAEFQGGSRIYHYEASEDTEASVTDYSLLLRQWNEAWADIRPDLAEELWQDIHLLLKEGNCVGIQDVQVVAVSLFDTLIHSWNRLHPMLTPPLAMSDFLREIQSKYALHDLVNWMDRIICNWLEQIRKEMGEKKSNKLIEQVKQYVELHYAEEISFEAIAKGLFVHPKYLSQLFKRVTGENFVSYLNGYRIQRALELLQSGHYMVYEVSEMTGFRNATYFSQVFKMLTGKSPSEVG; encoded by the coding sequence ATGATGAAGACCATTATGCTTGTTGATGACGATCCTCATATTGTAAAGGCATTAACTGATCATATCGATTGGTCTTCACTGGGCCTCAGCATTGCAGGTACGGCTTCCAATGGCTTGGATGCGCTGGAACTGTTCCACCGTATGAATCCCGATGTCGTTATGACTGACGTCTATCTACCGGGGATGACGGGGCTTGAGATCACCCAGACGTTGCGACGTGATCATCCCAACCTGCCGATTATCATTCTTAGTGGATATGACGAATTCGAGAACGCCAGGGCAGCCATGCGCTGGGGGGTGAATCACTTTTTGCTGAAGCCGGCTGAGGTTGAGGAGATTGAGTCTGTGCTGCGAGAGGTACTACTGGAACAAGATGTGCGAGAGCGGCATGAGCGGCTGGAGCGGACGTATAAGCAGGAAGTTGGACGGGTACTTCCGTATTTGCGCAAACAGTTTCTTCACGAACTGCTGACTACGCGATATCGGGCAGATGAACTACCTAAAGAACGCATGGACTATATAGGCATTCATATGTCCTCACAGACACGTGCGATTAGTCTGCAGCTGAATCGCCCCGTATTTTTGACACGGATGAAAGAACGAGATTGGCAGCTTCTCCGCTATGGGGCGGCTGATATTATTCAGGAGACGGTGAAGGATCAGGCAGCGCGCATGAATGGTCAGGTAGAGATTGTTGATTATTCGGATCAGGTATTTGTGTTACTTCTATTAGGTGATAAAGATATATTGGAGGAATGCCTGCCACTCATAGAGCGGATGATTGATCAGATCTTTACGTATCTGAAAATTGAAGTGAGTGCTGGAATCGGAAGATCCAAAAGTCACCCATGTGAGGCAATAGATTCTTATCTTGAGAGCAGAGAGGCAGTGGAAACAGCAGAGTTTCAGGGTGGAAGTCGTATCTACCACTACGAGGCATCTGAGGATACAGAAGCAAGTGTGACTGATTATTCATTATTACTTCGTCAATGGAATGAGGCTTGGGCGGATATTCGACCTGATCTGGCGGAAGAGCTATGGCAGGACATTCACCTTTTGCTGAAAGAGGGTAACTGTGTTGGGATACAGGATGTACAGGTGGTGGCCGTCAGTCTGTTTGACACGTTGATTCATAGCTGGAACCGACTTCATCCCATGTTAACGCCACCGCTGGCGATGAGTGATTTTTTGCGTGAAATTCAATCGAAGTATGCGTTGCATGATCTGGTAAACTGGATGGACCGTATTATCTGCAACTGGCTGGAACAGATACGCAAGGAGATGGGCGAGAAAAAAAGCAATAAACTCATCGAGCAGGTGAAACAGTATGTGGAGCTTCATTACGCTGAAGAGATTAGTTTTGAAGCGATAGCCAAGGGACTATTCGTACACCCGAAGTATTTGAGTCAACTGTTCAAAAGGGTGACAGGTGAGAATTTCGTGAGTTATTTGAACGGGTACCGAATTCAGAGAGCGCTGGAACTATTGCAGTCGGGACATTACATGGTATATGAGGTGAGTGAGATGACGGGGTTCCGTAATGCGACGTATTTCAGCCAGGTATTCAAAATGCTTACGGGCAAGAGTCCGTCTGAGGTGGGGTAA
- the iolB gene encoding 5-deoxy-glucuronate isomerase yields MSERIVKPVVNPEGDGTLINVTPESAGWEYVGFQVAKLAEGETLTRESGDQELCVVLLSGFANVSTREHTWDNIGKRMSVFEKIPPYSVYVSTSDQVQITARTELEIAICVAPGKGTYPARLIAPEDVGVEARGYGNLERQIHNILPEQKEADSLLVVEVFTPDGHWSSYPPHKHDRDALPDESLLEETYYFRVQPEQGFAIQRIYTDDRSVDETLAVKNGEVVLVPNGYHPVGAPPGYEVYYLNVMAGPTRTWKFHNDPDHEWLMKK; encoded by the coding sequence ATGTCAGAACGTATTGTGAAACCCGTGGTCAACCCGGAGGGAGACGGTACACTTATCAACGTAACACCGGAGTCGGCCGGGTGGGAATATGTTGGATTTCAGGTAGCGAAGTTGGCAGAAGGGGAGACGCTAACCCGTGAGAGCGGTGATCAGGAACTCTGTGTGGTGCTTCTCAGTGGTTTCGCCAATGTAAGTACCCGAGAGCATACATGGGATAATATCGGAAAAAGAATGAGTGTTTTCGAGAAAATTCCGCCGTATTCAGTCTACGTCTCAACTTCCGATCAAGTGCAGATCACAGCACGTACCGAACTGGAAATCGCTATATGTGTTGCACCCGGTAAAGGCACGTACCCGGCTCGTCTTATTGCACCCGAAGATGTAGGGGTAGAGGCACGAGGGTATGGCAATCTGGAACGCCAGATTCATAACATTTTGCCGGAACAAAAGGAAGCGGACAGTTTGCTCGTTGTTGAGGTGTTCACGCCAGATGGGCATTGGTCTAGTTATCCGCCACATAAGCATGATCGGGACGCACTTCCGGATGAATCTTTGCTGGAAGAGACGTATTATTTCCGTGTACAGCCTGAGCAGGGGTTTGCCATTCAGCGCATATACACGGATGATCGCTCTGTAGATGAGACGTTGGCAGTGAAGAATGGCGAAGTGGTGCTTGTTCCGAACGGATATCATCCGGTAGGTGCCCCTCCGGGGTATGAGGTCTACTATCTGAACGTCATGGCTGGCCCAACCCGAACTTGGAAATTCCATAACGACCCTGACCATGAGTGGTTGATGAAAAAGTAA
- a CDS encoding LacI family DNA-binding transcriptional regulator: MKATIYDIAREAGVSIATVSQVINGKGKISEKRRAEIMEIMERLHYQPSAIAAALTGKQTYTLGLLVPDISNPYFAELARAVEDRSRQLGYSVVICSTDNKDERVERYLNLLQQKRVDGMMIGTGIDNAEILSPLLQQSIPVALIARHMPSLSVHTVTIDDILGGALAAEHLLELGHTRVAVLSEPSKVSSSQERVRGFREALIKAGYTLEPTQIRESAADLSSAKKEALLLLREDDHPTGLFCCNDIQAIGALQAAKELGLRVPEDVSIIGFDNTILASVTSPPLTTVAQPIEELGHRAVDLLIEELKDERKEPQKIVLKPELVIRDSAGRVLR; the protein is encoded by the coding sequence ATGAAAGCAACCATATACGATATAGCACGCGAGGCGGGGGTATCCATTGCAACCGTCTCGCAGGTCATTAATGGCAAAGGCAAGATCAGCGAGAAACGGCGCGCGGAGATTATGGAGATCATGGAACGCCTTCACTATCAACCCAGCGCAATCGCAGCTGCACTTACGGGCAAGCAGACGTATACATTGGGGCTGCTCGTACCGGACATCTCAAATCCGTATTTTGCAGAACTCGCCAGAGCGGTGGAGGATCGTAGCCGTCAATTGGGCTACAGCGTGGTCATCTGCAGTACGGATAATAAGGACGAGCGGGTAGAGCGTTACCTGAACCTGCTCCAGCAAAAAAGGGTCGATGGCATGATGATCGGAACCGGGATCGATAATGCCGAAATTTTATCTCCCCTCCTGCAACAATCGATACCTGTTGCTCTGATTGCCCGTCATATGCCATCCCTGTCCGTACATACGGTCACCATTGACGACATACTCGGCGGGGCACTCGCAGCGGAGCATCTGCTTGAACTTGGGCACACCCGTGTAGCGGTATTGTCGGAACCGTCCAAAGTCAGCAGCAGTCAGGAACGTGTACGCGGATTCCGTGAAGCATTGATTAAGGCAGGTTATACGTTGGAACCGACTCAGATCCGAGAATCCGCAGCTGACTTGAGTTCGGCCAAAAAAGAGGCGCTACTGCTGCTCCGTGAGGACGATCACCCAACAGGTTTGTTCTGTTGTAATGACATTCAGGCCATCGGTGCTCTTCAGGCAGCCAAAGAGCTGGGGCTACGTGTGCCAGAGGATGTGTCGATTATCGGGTTTGATAACACCATTCTAGCCTCGGTAACCAGTCCACCGCTTACGACTGTAGCCCAGCCAATTGAAGAACTGGGGCATCGCGCTGTAGACCTGTTGATAGAAGAGTTAAAGGATGAGCGTAAAGAACCGCAGAAGATTGTGCTGAAGCCTGAGCTGGTTATCAGAGACTCGGCAGGCCGCGTATTGCGCTGA
- the iolG gene encoding inositol 2-dehydrogenase produces the protein MGKDKVRIGIIGAGRIGKIHADNLLRNPHAEIVGISDLFAGPELEAWASTRGIPVVTTDSSQLISMPNVDAVLICSSTDTHVPLIEQAAKAGKHIFCEKPVSMNLAQTQAAVAAVQKAGVKLQIGFNRRFDHNFRRIRAHVQDGTIGDPHIIKITSRDPSPPPAEYIRVSGGIFMDMMIHDFDMARYLSGSEVEEVYAQGNVLINPVFAEHGDVDTAIVTMTFANGAIGVIDNSRQAVYGYDQRVEVFGSMGSAAAANDHPNTAEISTAAGLMRDKPLHFFLERYNEAYVQETALFIDAIIHDTPVIVDGHDAVQAERIALAAKMSMERGRPVKLSEVPGLSLESQTATP, from the coding sequence ATGGGCAAGGACAAAGTGAGAATTGGCATCATCGGTGCTGGACGGATCGGCAAAATTCATGCAGACAATCTCCTGCGTAACCCGCATGCCGAGATTGTGGGAATCAGTGACTTGTTTGCAGGTCCTGAATTGGAGGCATGGGCCTCCACACGTGGCATCCCTGTTGTAACAACGGATAGCAGTCAGTTGATCTCGATGCCTAATGTAGACGCGGTGCTGATCTGTTCTTCAACAGATACACATGTGCCGCTGATCGAACAGGCCGCCAAGGCAGGCAAACATATCTTTTGCGAGAAGCCAGTCAGTATGAATCTGGCACAGACCCAAGCGGCTGTAGCAGCGGTTCAGAAGGCGGGCGTGAAGCTGCAAATCGGGTTTAACCGCCGTTTCGATCACAACTTCAGACGGATACGTGCTCATGTGCAGGATGGTACGATTGGTGATCCGCATATTATCAAAATTACGTCTCGTGACCCGTCTCCACCACCTGCGGAGTATATCCGGGTGTCTGGCGGGATCTTCATGGACATGATGATCCACGATTTTGATATGGCCCGTTATCTGTCAGGAAGTGAAGTGGAAGAAGTCTACGCTCAGGGCAATGTGTTGATCAATCCGGTCTTTGCAGAACATGGCGATGTGGATACGGCAATTGTAACGATGACGTTTGCCAACGGGGCGATTGGTGTGATTGATAACAGCCGTCAGGCTGTATACGGGTATGACCAGCGTGTAGAAGTATTTGGTTCAATGGGCAGCGCCGCAGCGGCGAATGACCATCCGAATACGGCTGAGATCAGTACAGCGGCCGGGCTAATGCGCGACAAACCGTTACACTTTTTCCTGGAACGTTACAATGAAGCGTATGTGCAGGAGACAGCTCTCTTTATCGATGCGATCATCCACGATACACCCGTTATCGTAGATGGCCACGATGCAGTACAGGCAGAGCGAATTGCGCTGGCAGCAAAAATGTCCATGGAGCGGGGAAGACCTGTGAAGCTGAGTGAAGTCCCTGGGTTGTCCCTGGAATCGCAAACGGCAACGCCATAA
- the iolE gene encoding myo-inosose-2 dehydratase encodes MSKLPFQLGIHPINWVGEDVKEHGDTTTCAQILDDIQRLGLTGTEMGRKYPTDPAILREELSKRNIKLVSQWKSVLFSDPAYRQSELDSYRRHAEFLQSMGSKVISTAEVGGSLHFDPRRTPHEKEVLRLSESEWHILAEGLNEAGAIAHEHGLKLTYHHHGGTVVEQPDEIDRLMELTDPSLVYLLYDTGHAYYGGANPLELLRKHYDRIAYIHLKDIRPHVLDEARAEQSDFVGCIRRGVFTVPGDGCIDFEPILQELITRGYDGWAMLEGEQDPAIHNPYEYAKRSLSYMESLYQHS; translated from the coding sequence ATGAGCAAGCTGCCATTCCAGCTTGGGATACATCCGATCAATTGGGTCGGTGAAGATGTGAAAGAGCATGGTGATACGACAACGTGTGCGCAGATTCTGGATGACATTCAGCGCCTTGGGCTGACAGGTACAGAGATGGGACGTAAATATCCAACTGATCCCGCCATACTGCGTGAGGAGTTGAGCAAAAGGAATATCAAGCTGGTCTCTCAGTGGAAATCCGTACTGTTCTCCGACCCGGCATATCGTCAGTCGGAGCTGGACAGTTATCGCAGACATGCGGAATTTCTTCAATCTATGGGCAGTAAGGTGATCAGTACGGCAGAGGTAGGTGGGTCACTTCATTTTGATCCAAGACGAACTCCGCATGAAAAAGAAGTGCTTAGACTCAGCGAATCGGAATGGCATATTCTTGCTGAAGGGTTGAACGAGGCAGGAGCTATCGCCCATGAACACGGGTTGAAGCTTACGTACCATCATCATGGAGGCACAGTGGTCGAGCAACCGGATGAGATTGATCGACTGATGGAGTTGACGGACCCTTCTCTCGTATATCTGCTCTATGATACAGGTCATGCCTACTATGGCGGAGCCAATCCGCTGGAACTGCTGCGCAAACATTATGATCGGATTGCCTATATCCATCTGAAAGATATCCGCCCTCATGTGCTGGATGAAGCACGCGCGGAGCAGTCTGACTTTGTCGGTTGTATTCGCAGAGGCGTGTTCACCGTACCAGGGGATGGATGCATTGATTTCGAGCCAATTCTGCAAGAACTGATCACACGAGGGTACGATGGTTGGGCGATGCTTGAAGGAGAGCAGGACCCTGCGATTCATAACCCGTATGAGTATGCCAAGCGATCTTTGAGCTATATGGAGTCCTTATACCAACACAGCTAA
- a CDS encoding CoA-acylating methylmalonate-semialdehyde dehydrogenase, with amino-acid sequence MGKGISEASTTATMVQNWIGGAWVTPAATRTEPVVNPATEEVIAHVPLSEQADVDLAVQTAREAFKSWSGTPVPRRARILFRYQQLLVEHWEELARLVTLENGKSYAEAYGEVLRGIECVEFAAGAPNLMMGKQLPDIATGLESGMYRYPIGVIGGITPFNFPMMVPCWMFPLAIACGNTFVLKPSERTPLLAGRLAELFKEAGLPDGVLNIVHGAHDVVNGLLEHKDVQAISFVGSQPVAEYVYTTASKHGKRVQALAGAKNHSIVMPDADLDLTVKEITSAAFGSAGERCMACSVVVAVGDVADELVQKLVEAADRITIGNGMDEGVFLGPVIRGPHKERTLGYIESGEQEGAALIRDGRKDQATDGSGYFVGPTVFDQVESNMKIWQDEIFAPVLSVARVSTLEEAVELANRSDFANGACLFTRSGASMRQFRETIDAGMLGINLGVPAPMAFFPFSGWKKSFYGDLHANGTDGVEFYTRKKMVTARW; translated from the coding sequence ATGGGAAAAGGGATTTCTGAAGCGTCTACAACAGCGACAATGGTACAAAACTGGATTGGGGGTGCCTGGGTGACCCCAGCGGCAACCCGTACCGAGCCGGTTGTGAATCCGGCTACAGAAGAGGTCATTGCACATGTGCCACTGTCTGAACAAGCGGACGTAGATCTGGCTGTACAGACGGCACGGGAAGCGTTCAAGTCCTGGAGCGGCACACCGGTTCCACGCCGTGCACGTATTCTGTTCCGATACCAGCAGTTGCTGGTCGAACACTGGGAAGAGCTCGCCCGCCTGGTAACGCTGGAGAACGGCAAAAGCTACGCCGAAGCGTATGGTGAGGTACTGCGTGGCATTGAGTGTGTCGAGTTCGCGGCAGGTGCCCCGAATCTGATGATGGGTAAACAACTGCCTGATATCGCGACAGGACTGGAGTCAGGCATGTATCGTTACCCAATCGGAGTTATTGGGGGAATTACCCCGTTCAACTTCCCGATGATGGTGCCGTGCTGGATGTTCCCGCTGGCTATTGCATGCGGTAACACCTTTGTCCTGAAACCGTCCGAGCGTACACCGCTCCTTGCAGGCCGCCTGGCAGAGCTGTTCAAGGAAGCAGGGCTTCCGGATGGCGTGCTCAACATTGTACACGGTGCACATGATGTCGTGAACGGTCTGCTGGAACATAAGGATGTTCAAGCGATCTCCTTTGTCGGATCACAACCTGTAGCTGAATACGTCTATACCACTGCATCCAAGCATGGCAAACGGGTCCAGGCACTCGCGGGTGCCAAAAACCACTCCATCGTTATGCCGGACGCCGATCTGGATCTAACGGTAAAAGAAATTACGAGTGCAGCCTTTGGCTCAGCAGGGGAACGCTGTATGGCATGTTCAGTTGTTGTGGCTGTGGGTGATGTGGCTGATGAACTGGTACAAAAACTGGTGGAAGCAGCAGATCGTATTACCATTGGTAATGGTATGGATGAGGGCGTGTTCCTCGGTCCTGTTATCCGTGGACCACATAAAGAGCGTACACTCGGTTACATTGAATCCGGAGAGCAGGAAGGTGCGGCATTAATTCGGGATGGACGTAAGGATCAGGCGACAGATGGTTCGGGTTATTTTGTAGGGCCAACGGTATTCGACCAAGTGGAGAGTAATATGAAAATCTGGCAGGATGAGATCTTTGCTCCAGTACTTTCGGTGGCAAGAGTATCTACCCTGGAGGAAGCCGTTGAGCTGGCAAACCGTTCCGATTTTGCTAATGGTGCGTGTCTGTTCACCCGCAGCGGGGCAAGTATGCGTCAATTCCGTGAGACAATTGATGCGGGCATGTTGGGTATTAACCTAGGCGTACCTGCACCAATGGCATTTTTCCCGTTTTCCGGTTGGAAAAAGTCCTTCTATGGTGATCTGCATGCCAATGGTACGGATGGTGTTGAATTCTACACTCGCAAGAAGATGGTAACGGCGCGCTGGTAA